The sequence below is a genomic window from Betaproteobacteria bacterium.
CGCACGCCGGGCGGGGGTTTTGCGGCGGTGGTTCCGGTTCCCGGCCACAGTACAATCGCGCCATGAAAGTATTCGCCATCGCCGGCTACTCGGGTTCCGGCAAGACCACCCTCCTGGAAAAAGTCATTCCCTGCCTGACCGGCCGCGGGTTGAAGGTTTCCGTCATCAAGCACACCCACCACGGCTTCGACATCGACCGCCCGGGCAAGGATTCCTACCGCCACCGGGAAGCGGGGGCCCATGAGGTGATGATCGCCTGCGGCGTGCGCTGGGCCCTGATGAAGGAACTGCGGGATGGCCCAGAACCCTGCCTGGACGATCTGCTGGCCCGCCTGGAGCCCTGCGACCTGGTGCTGGTGGAGGGCTTCAAGCGCGAGCCCATCCCCAAGCTGGAGGTGTACCG
It includes:
- the mobB gene encoding molybdopterin-guanine dinucleotide biosynthesis protein B, whose amino-acid sequence is MKVFAIAGYSGSGKTTLLEKVIPCLTGRGLKVSVIKHTHHGFDIDRPGKDSYRHREAGAHEVMIACGVRWALMKELRDGPEPCLDDLLARLEPCDLVLVEGFKREPIPKLEVYRPANGKPPLYPEWPDVVAVATEVPLDTPLPQLPINDPEAVAAFIVAYLKL